A stretch of Oryza brachyantha chromosome 4, ObraRS2, whole genome shotgun sequence DNA encodes these proteins:
- the LOC102705525 gene encoding GATA transcription factor 5-like: protein MLHQTLIPSSSLSFPCSAPLSPPLLLRASNAAAATATATQGSNTLRPPAMPSYAHHHSSLDGKMEALKSSCRSEEAADEGAAAAPAAWGMVERDGFSVEDLLDLEEFCEAEKDGGEEHELAPVVAASQEDMSKDESQQSSVVSFELVPPPPPPAEIVDLPAHDVEELEWVSRIMDDSLSELPPPPPPPASVVASLAERQPQRRPQDGAYRALPPASYPLRTPTICALSTEALVPVKAKRSKRSRASAWSLSGASPFSDSTSSSSTTTTSSCSSSASFSPLLKFQWYPLSGTSDLPEDYSHHLLPPGKKSKHGKNGKNKPKKRGRKPKQLPPHPSSAVGAAPAPGDRRCSHCGVQKTPQWRAGPEGAKTLCNACGVRYKSGRLLPEYRPACSPTFVSAIHSNSHRKVLEMRRKKEAGILTTAAPAVASF, encoded by the exons ATGCTCCACCAAACGCTCAtcccttcttcctcccttTCCTTCCCCTGCTCCGCCCCTCtctcgcctcctctcctcctccgcgcctcaaacgccgccgccgccacagccaCCGCTACCCAGGGCTCCAATACCTTACGCCCGCCAGCCATGCCGTCCTACGCGCACCACCACAGCTCTCTG GATGGGAAGATGGAGGCGCTGAAAAGTAGTTGCCGgtcggaggaggcggccgacgAGGGGGCGGCcgctgcgccggcggcgtgggggaTGGTGGAGAGGGACGGGTTCTCTGTCGAGGACCTGCTGGACCTTGAGGAGTTCTGCGAGGCGGagaaggacggcggcgaggagcacgAGCTggcgccggtcgtcgccgcgtccCAGGAGGACATGTCGAAGGACGAGTCCCAGCAGTCGTCCGTCGTATCGTTCGAGCTTGtgccgcccccaccgccgccggcggagatTGTTGACCTGCCG GCGCATGACGTCGAAGAGCTAGAGTGGGTGTCGCGCATCATGGACGACTCCCTTTCCGAGttgcccccgccgcctccgcctcccgcgTCGGTCGTGGCGTCGTTAGCCGAGAGACAGCCGCAGCGGCGGCCTCAGGACGGAGCTTACCGCGCTCTGCCACCCGCGTCGTATCCGTTGCGGACTCCGACCATCTGCGCGCTGTCAACGGAGGCGCTTGTGCCGGTGAAGGCGAAGCGCAGCAAGCGCTCGCGGGCCTCGGCGTGGTCTCTCTCGGGGGCCTCGCCTTTCTCGGACTcgacgtcgtcctcgtccaccaccaccacctcctcgtgCTCGTCGTCGGCTTCGTTCTCGCCGCTCCTTAAGTTTCAGTGGTACCCGCTGAGCGGCACCTCGGACCTGCCGGAGGATTACAGCCATCACCTCCTGCCGCCGGGGAAGAAGTCCAAGCACGGTAAGAACGGCAAGAACAAGCCCAAGAAGCGTGGCCGCAAGCCGAAGCAGCTCCCTCCCCATCCCTCGAGCGCGGTGGGGGCCGCCCCAGCACCGGGCGACAGGCGCTGTAGCCACTGCGGCGTCCAGAAGACCCCGCAGTGGCGCGCGGGGCCGGAGGGCGCCAAGACGCTCTGCAACGCGTGCGGCGTTCGCTACAAgtccggccgcctcctccccgagTACCGCCCGGCGTGCAGCCCCACCTTCGTGAGCGCCATCCACTCCAACTCCCACCGCAAGGTGCTCGAGATGCGGCGCAAGAAAGAGGCCGGCATCCTCACCACCGCGGCCCCCGCCGTGGCGTCGTTCTAG